Proteins from one Camelina sativa cultivar DH55 chromosome 8, Cs, whole genome shotgun sequence genomic window:
- the LOC104707001 gene encoding calmodulin-binding protein 60 G-like isoform X2 yields the protein MKSTRNIPSFHGVGGYSGLRARNLTFKKVVKQVMRDQSNNHYMVLMENMLRRIVREETNLILQPFLASSRVSMERSRSETPSSRPRFKLRFINSPPSSIFTGSKIEAEDGTPLVIELVDATTNSRVSSGPFSSSRVELVPLNADFSEESWTVEGFKRNILTQREGKRPLLTGDLTVTLKNGVGVITGDVAFSDNSSWTRSRKFRLGARLTGDGAMEARSEAFGCRDQRGESYKKHHPPRHFDDVWRLEKIAKDGVSATRLAEHKIYTVKDFRRWYTVDPNALYNILCGGISKKTWKAIVSHAMDCVLDETESYIYEANAPGVFLLFNSVYELIQVSFNGEDFENVDQLTAYQPILDQLKLEAYQNINRITAVKDRTFVGHPQRSLQCLQDPGFGLTCSGSQHIDFQGNLDPSSSSSMSVCHTASGSTGHADMLMSFDNSSTATFHIDKKFLPALGNSLKVSEVDPVHGKSQTVVTRGCIENDEEDENAFAYHQHYDMTSNWSPGTHQAIETMCLTVSGTEEAGMFDVHFENVNLGSPRARWCKVKAAFKVKAAFKEARRHTTARNRDASIKMGYHRASLYVQILIFNV from the exons ATGAAGAGTACTCGAAACATCCCTAGTTTTCATGGGGTTGGTGGTTACAGTGGCTTAAGAGCTCGTAACCTAACATtcaagaa AGTTGTGAAGCAAGTGATGAGAGACCAGTCAAATAATCATTACATGGTTCTTATGGAGAACATGCTCAGAAGAATT GTTCGAGAGGAGACAAATCTCATTCTTCAACCTTTCCTCGCTTCATCGCGGGTCTCAATGGAGCGATCGCGTTCTGAAACGCCATCGTCGCGTCCACGTTTCAAGCTGCGATTTATAAACTCGCCGCCTTCATCGATATTCACGGGGTCCAAGATCGAAGCTGAGGACGGTACTCCGTTAGTGATCGAGCTCGTGGACGCCACCACCAACAGTCGAGTCAGTTCCGGACCGTTCTCGTCTTCACGGGTCGAGCTCGTGCCGTTGAACGCTGACTTCTCGGAGGAAAGTTGGACCGTCGAGGGATTCAAACGGAATATTCTCACGCAACGTGAAGGGAAACGACCGTTGCTCACCGGAGATTTAACGGTGACGCTTAAAAACGGCGTTGGAGTTATAACCGGAGATGTCGCTTTCTCTGATAATTCTAGCTGGACTAGGAGTAGAAAGTTCCGGTTAGGTGCTAGGTTGACCGGAGATGGAGCGATGGAGGCCAGAAGCGAAGCTTTTGGATGTAGAGACCAACGAGGGGAAT CTTATAAAAAACATCATCCTCCTCGCCACTTTGACGATGTTTGGAGACTAGAGAAAATCGCGAAAGATGGCGTTTCCGCGACGCGTTTGGCTGAACACAAGATTTATACCGTCAAAGATTTTCGCCGTTGGTATACGGTAGATCCAAATGCGTTATACAAC ATACTTTGTGGAGGGATctcaaagaaaacatggaagGCAATTGTATCACACGCAATGGATTGCGTTTTGGACGAAACAGAGAGTTACATTTACGAAGCAAACGCTCCTGGCGTATTTCTTCTCTTCAACTCTGTTTATGAACTTATACAAGTCTCATTCAATGGCGAAGATTTCGAAAACGTCGATCAACTAACCGCATATCAACCGATTTTGGACCAATTAAAGCTTGAAGCTTACCAAAACATTAACCGCATTACAGCGGTTAAGGATAGGACTTTTGTGGGTCATCCACAAAGGTCCTTACAGTGCTTGCAAGATCCTGGATTTGGCTTAACATGTTCTGGATCACAGCACATCGACTTTCAAG gaaatttggatcCATCAAGCTCTTCTTCGATGTCAGTTTGCCACACAGCTTCAGGCTCAACGGGCCACGCTGATATGCTAATGAGTTTCGATAACTCATCAACCGCGACGTTTCATATCGACAAAAAGTTCTTACCGGCTTTGGGAAACAGCTTGAAAGTAAGTGAAGTGGATCCGGTACACGGCAAATCGCAAACTGTAGTGACAAGAGGTTGTATCGAGAACGACGAGGAGGATGAGAACGCGTTTGCTTATCATCAGCATTACGACATGACCTCGAACTGGTCACCTGGTACGCACCAAGCCATTGAAACGATGTGTCTTACCGTGTCTGGGACAGAAGAAGCTGGAATGTTCGATGTTCATTTTGAAAACGTAAATTTGGGATCTCCGAGAGCCAGATGGTGTAAGGTTAAGGCAGCTTTCAAGGTTAAAGCAGCGTTTAAGGAAGCCCGGAGACACACAACTGCCAGAAACCGAG ATGCCTCAATCAAAATGGGTTACCACAGGGCATCCCTATATGttcagattttgattttcaaCGTATAG